The Nothobranchius furzeri strain GRZ-AD chromosome 6, NfurGRZ-RIMD1, whole genome shotgun sequence genome includes a region encoding these proteins:
- the dkk2 gene encoding dickkopf-related protein 2 isoform X2 — protein MLVSTWNRYCVVMFLIASVKTGASQVEARPKANSIKPAGLEETPAPAANRSAPATKKHRVIPQVYPCSNDKECSVGSYCHSPQQAPSRCLTCRRRKKRCHRDAMCCPGNRCRNYICVSISESVLSPHISPLDDHNVQSTKDHSWRRKGKVPVKGHEGDSCLRSSDCSEGYCCARHFWTKICKPVLRQGEVCTKQRKKGSHGLEIFQRCDCAKGLSCKVWKDATSSSKSRLHMCQKI, from the exons ATGCTGgtgtctacttggaatagatattgCGTTGTGATGTTCCTCATCGCCTCAGTGAAGACGGGGGCATCCCAGGTAGAGGCGCGGCCAAAGGCGAACTCCATCAAGCCTGCAGGCTTAGAAGAAACGCCAGCACCGGCTGCCAACCGCTCCGCTCCTGCCACCAAGAAGCACCGCGTCATTCCACAG GTGTATCCATGCAGTAATGACAAGGAGTGCAGCGTGGGCAGCTACTGCCACAGCCCTCAGCAGGCTCCATCGCGCTGCCTCACCTGCCGCCGGAGGAAGAAGCGCTGCCACCGAGATGCCATGTGCTGCCCCGGGAACCGCTGCAGGAACT ATATTTGTGTCTCCATCTCTGAGAGCGTGCTTTCACCTCACATCTCACCGTTGGATGACCACAACGTACAATCCACCAAAGaccacagctggaggagaaaaggGAAGGTACCAGTGAAAG GTCACGAGGGTGATTCTTGCCTACGCTCTTCTGATTGCTCAGAGGGCTACTGCTGTGCCCGACACTTCTGGACAAAAATCTGCAAACCAGTGCTGAGGCAAGGAGAGGTGTGCACCAAGCAGAGGAAGAAAGGCTCTCATGGCCTGGAAATCTTCCAGCGCTGCGACTGCGCCAAGGGCCTCTCCTGCAAGGTGTGGAAAGACGCCACCTCCTCCTCCAAGTCCAGGCTCCACATGTGCCAGAAGATCTGA
- the dkk2 gene encoding dickkopf-related protein 2 isoform X1, translating to MLVSTWNRYCVVMFLIASVKTGASQVEARPKANSIKPAGLEETPAPAANRSAPATKKHRVIPQQVYPCSNDKECSVGSYCHSPQQAPSRCLTCRRRKKRCHRDAMCCPGNRCRNYICVSISESVLSPHISPLDDHNVQSTKDHSWRRKGKVPVKGHEGDSCLRSSDCSEGYCCARHFWTKICKPVLRQGEVCTKQRKKGSHGLEIFQRCDCAKGLSCKVWKDATSSSKSRLHMCQKI from the exons ATGCTGgtgtctacttggaatagatattgCGTTGTGATGTTCCTCATCGCCTCAGTGAAGACGGGGGCATCCCAGGTAGAGGCGCGGCCAAAGGCGAACTCCATCAAGCCTGCAGGCTTAGAAGAAACGCCAGCACCGGCTGCCAACCGCTCCGCTCCTGCCACCAAGAAGCACCGCGTCATTCCACAG CAGGTGTATCCATGCAGTAATGACAAGGAGTGCAGCGTGGGCAGCTACTGCCACAGCCCTCAGCAGGCTCCATCGCGCTGCCTCACCTGCCGCCGGAGGAAGAAGCGCTGCCACCGAGATGCCATGTGCTGCCCCGGGAACCGCTGCAGGAACT ATATTTGTGTCTCCATCTCTGAGAGCGTGCTTTCACCTCACATCTCACCGTTGGATGACCACAACGTACAATCCACCAAAGaccacagctggaggagaaaaggGAAGGTACCAGTGAAAG GTCACGAGGGTGATTCTTGCCTACGCTCTTCTGATTGCTCAGAGGGCTACTGCTGTGCCCGACACTTCTGGACAAAAATCTGCAAACCAGTGCTGAGGCAAGGAGAGGTGTGCACCAAGCAGAGGAAGAAAGGCTCTCATGGCCTGGAAATCTTCCAGCGCTGCGACTGCGCCAAGGGCCTCTCCTGCAAGGTGTGGAAAGACGCCACCTCCTCCTCCAAGTCCAGGCTCCACATGTGCCAGAAGATCTGA